In Virgibacillus proomii, a single window of DNA contains:
- a CDS encoding YaaR family protein, which translates to MKISQELRTQPETNYARTNGEAARSFQKTLQSQTLHLKQQELQVLVKNISLQGDKLARFRTCRDLAKFKRLIKGFLQETVYNGLSLQQSTSFGMERANRQLAIVKEIDEKLIQLTEEIMNQEKKAVDLLGLIGEIKGLLVNLYT; encoded by the coding sequence ATGAAAATAAGTCAGGAATTAAGAACACAACCAGAAACAAATTATGCCCGTACAAATGGGGAGGCTGCACGTTCTTTTCAAAAAACGCTTCAGTCCCAGACTCTTCATTTGAAACAGCAGGAATTGCAAGTATTGGTTAAGAATATCTCGCTTCAGGGGGACAAGCTTGCTCGATTTCGTACGTGTCGGGATTTGGCTAAGTTTAAACGGCTTATCAAAGGATTTTTGCAGGAAACAGTTTACAATGGATTGAGCTTACAACAATCAACCAGCTTTGGTATGGAACGAGCTAATCGCCAGCTAGCTATTGTAAAGGAAATTGATGAAAAGCTTATTCAGTTAACAGAAGAAATCATGAATCAGGAAAAGAAAGCGGTAGATTTACTCGGTTTAATTGGTGAAATAAAAGGCTTATTAGTAAATTTATATACGTAA